From a single Fusobacterium pseudoperiodonticum genomic region:
- a CDS encoding calcium-translocating P-type ATPase, PMCA-type: protein MKHFTKSKKHLFEEFETSSTGLIEEEVVARRKKYGENKFVEKEKDGLIKIFFNQFKDSLVIILLIAAVISFFSGNKESALVIVLVLILNSILGAYQTIKAQKSLDSLKKMSSPKCKVIRDHEQLEVDSVELVPGDIVIVEAGDIVPADGRIIENFSLLVNENSLTGESNSIEKTDEVLEYEDLALGDQVNMVFSGSLVNYGRAKILVTETGMSTQLGKIATLLDQTEENVTPLQKSLDIFGKRLTLGIVVLCVLIFGIYVYHGNTVLNSLLLAVALAVAAIPESLNPIITIVLSMETEKLSKENAIVKELKSIEALGSISVICSDKTGTLTQNKMTVKKIFINGKLDNEYSLDKNKKIDKLLLDSFILCTDATDTIGDPTETALIHLTQKYDMSFRDERKDSKRISEIPFDSVRKLMTVLYETKNGKHIIFTKGAFDSLVTRFKYYLDENGNVQNVNEEFIKKIEKVNNELAEEGLRVLTFAYKYIDEEKELSNEDENDYIFHALVGMIDPPREESKLAVQECIRGGIKPVMITGDHKITARTIAKNIGIFKDGDIALEGVELEKMTDEELEKNVANISVYARVSPEHKIRIVNAWQKLGKIVAMTGDGVNDAPALKKANIGIAMGITGTEVSKNAASMILADDNFSTIVKAIITGRNVYRNIKNAIGFLLSGNTAAILAVLYSSLANLPVIFSAVQLLFINLLTDSLPSIAVGVEPKNEDILDEKPRDPNEAILTKRFSSKLLIEGVLIAAFIIRAFYIGLKDSPLKGSTMAFATLCLARLFHGIDYRGQRNIFAIGFFKNKFSLIAFAVGFILLNAVLLCPPLYNMFGITKLETANFIQIYVLSLIPTVLIQIYKAIKYR, encoded by the coding sequence ATGAAACATTTTACAAAGTCTAAAAAACATTTATTTGAAGAGTTTGAAACAAGCTCAACTGGTTTAATTGAAGAGGAGGTAGTTGCAAGGAGAAAAAAATATGGAGAAAATAAGTTTGTTGAAAAGGAAAAAGATGGACTTATAAAAATATTTTTTAATCAATTTAAAGATTCCCTTGTAATTATTTTGCTTATTGCAGCGGTTATTTCATTTTTTTCTGGAAATAAAGAAAGTGCCCTTGTTATAGTTCTAGTATTAATTTTGAACTCTATTCTTGGAGCTTATCAAACTATCAAGGCTCAAAAATCTTTAGATAGTTTAAAAAAGATGTCTTCACCTAAATGTAAGGTTATTAGAGACCATGAACAATTAGAAGTGGACTCTGTTGAATTAGTTCCTGGAGATATTGTTATTGTTGAAGCTGGAGATATTGTTCCTGCAGATGGAAGAATTATAGAAAACTTTTCATTGTTAGTAAATGAAAACTCTCTTACTGGTGAATCTAACTCAATAGAAAAAACTGATGAAGTTTTAGAATATGAAGATTTAGCACTAGGAGATCAAGTTAATATGGTGTTCTCAGGAAGTCTTGTTAACTATGGTAGAGCAAAGATTTTAGTTACTGAAACAGGAATGAGCACTCAATTAGGAAAAATCGCAACTCTTTTAGATCAAACAGAAGAAAATGTTACTCCTTTACAAAAATCTTTAGATATATTTGGTAAGAGATTAACTCTTGGAATAGTTGTACTTTGTGTTCTTATCTTTGGAATTTATGTATATCATGGAAACACAGTTCTTAATTCTTTATTATTGGCTGTTGCTCTTGCTGTTGCAGCTATACCTGAATCATTAAATCCAATCATTACAATAGTATTATCTATGGAAACTGAAAAATTATCTAAAGAAAATGCAATAGTTAAAGAATTAAAATCTATAGAAGCTTTAGGTTCTATCTCTGTTATTTGTTCTGATAAAACTGGTACTCTTACTCAAAACAAAATGACAGTAAAAAAGATTTTTATCAATGGAAAATTAGATAATGAATACTCTTTGGATAAAAATAAAAAAATTGATAAATTATTATTAGACAGTTTTATTCTATGTACAGATGCTACTGACACTATAGGAGATCCTACAGAAACTGCTCTTATTCACCTTACTCAAAAATATGACATGTCTTTTAGAGATGAAAGAAAAGACAGTAAGAGAATATCAGAAATACCTTTTGACTCTGTAAGAAAATTAATGACAGTTCTTTATGAAACAAAAAATGGTAAACACATTATTTTCACTAAGGGAGCTTTCGATTCTCTTGTAACAAGATTTAAATATTATCTTGATGAAAATGGTAATGTACAAAATGTAAATGAAGAATTTATTAAAAAAATTGAAAAAGTTAATAATGAGTTAGCTGAAGAAGGTTTAAGAGTTTTAACTTTTGCTTATAAGTATATAGATGAAGAAAAAGAGCTTTCTAATGAAGATGAAAATGACTATATTTTCCATGCTCTTGTAGGTATGATAGATCCTCCTAGAGAAGAATCTAAACTTGCTGTTCAAGAATGTATTAGAGGTGGAATTAAACCAGTTATGATAACAGGTGACCATAAAATAACAGCTAGAACAATTGCTAAAAATATAGGAATATTTAAAGATGGGGATATTGCACTTGAAGGTGTAGAACTTGAAAAAATGACTGATGAAGAATTAGAAAAGAATGTTGCAAACATTTCAGTTTATGCTAGAGTTTCTCCTGAACATAAAATAAGAATAGTTAATGCTTGGCAAAAACTTGGAAAAATAGTTGCCATGACAGGTGATGGGGTAAACGATGCTCCTGCTCTTAAAAAAGCAAATATCGGTATTGCAATGGGAATTACAGGAACAGAAGTTTCTAAGAATGCTGCATCTATGATACTAGCTGATGATAACTTCTCAACAATAGTTAAGGCAATAATAACTGGTAGAAATGTTTATAGAAATATTAAAAATGCTATAGGTTTCTTACTTTCAGGAAATACTGCTGCTATACTTGCTGTGCTTTATTCATCACTTGCTAACTTACCAGTTATATTCTCAGCAGTACAATTACTATTTATAAACTTATTAACTGATAGTTTACCTTCGATAGCTGTAGGAGTTGAACCTAAAAATGAAGATATCTTAGATGAGAAGCCTAGAGATCCTAATGAAGCAATATTAACAAAAAGATTTTCGTCTAAACTTCTAATAGAAGGTGTTTTAATTGCTGCCTTTATTATAAGAGCTTTCTATATAGGATTAAAAGATTCTCCTTTAAAAGGTTCTACAATGGCTTTTGCTACTTTATGTTTAGCTAGATTATTCCATGGTATTGATTATAGAGGTCAAAGAAATATTTTTGCTATAGGTTTCTTTAAAAATAAATTCTCATTGATTGCTTTTGCAGTTGGATTTATTTTATTGAATGCTGTTCTACTATGCCCACCTCTATATAATATGTTTGGAATTACAAAATTAGAAACAGCTAACTTCATTCAAATTTATGTGTTATCATTAATACCAACAGTATTAATACAAATATATAAAGCTATAAAATATAGATAA
- a CDS encoding enoyl-CoA hydratase-related protein codes for MSVVSYKQEDFIGIVTIERPEALNALNTAVLNELNSTFANINLETTRVVILTGAGTKSFVAGADISEMAPLNNSEAARFSNKGNEVFRKIETFPLPIIAAINGFALGGGCELAMSCDFRVCSENAVFGQPEVGLGITPGFGGTQRLARLIGLGKAKEMIYTANAIKADEALNIGLVNHVYPQETLLEETKKLAAKIAKNAPFAVRASKKAINEGIDTDMDRAIIIEEKLFGSCFTTEDQKVGMKAFLEKIKGVEYKNK; via the coding sequence ATGTCAGTTGTATCTTATAAACAAGAAGATTTTATTGGTATTGTTACTATAGAAAGACCAGAGGCATTGAACGCTTTAAACACAGCAGTATTAAACGAGTTAAATTCAACTTTTGCTAACATAAATTTAGAAACAACAAGAGTTGTAATTTTAACAGGAGCAGGTACTAAGTCTTTTGTTGCAGGGGCAGATATATCAGAGATGGCTCCTTTAAACAACAGTGAAGCAGCTAGATTTAGTAATAAAGGAAATGAAGTATTTAGAAAAATAGAAACTTTTCCTCTTCCAATTATTGCAGCTATTAATGGATTTGCTTTAGGTGGAGGTTGTGAACTTGCAATGAGTTGTGATTTCAGAGTTTGTTCTGAAAATGCAGTGTTTGGACAACCAGAAGTTGGTTTAGGAATAACTCCAGGTTTTGGTGGGACTCAAAGATTAGCAAGACTTATTGGTTTAGGAAAAGCTAAAGAAATGATTTATACAGCTAATGCTATTAAAGCTGATGAAGCTCTTAATATTGGACTTGTAAATCATGTTTACCCTCAAGAAACATTATTAGAAGAAACAAAAAAATTAGCTGCTAAAATTGCTAAAAATGCTCCTTTCGCAGTTAGAGCTTCTAAAAAAGCTATAAATGAAGGAATTGACACTGATATGGATAGAGCAATAATAATAGAAGAAAAATTATTTGGAAGTTGTTTTACAACAGAAGATCAAAAAGTTGGAATGAAAGCCTTTTTAGAAAAAATCAAAGGTGTAGAATATAAAAATAAGTAA
- a CDS encoding 3-hydroxybutyryl-CoA dehydrogenase — translation MKVGIIGAGTMGAGIAQAFAQTEGFTVTLCDINNEFAANGKNKIAKGFEKRIAKGKMEQAEADAILARITTGTKEICADCDLIIEAAIENMEIKKQTFKELDEICKADAIFATNTSSLSITEIGAGLKRPMIGMHFFNPAPVMKLVEIIAGLHTPTEIVEKIKKISEDIGKVPVQVEEAPGFVVNRILIPMINEAVGIYADGVASVEGIDAAMKLGANHPIGPLALGDLIGLDVCLAIMDVLYHETGDSKYRAHTLLRKMVRGKQLGQKTGKGFYDYTK, via the coding sequence ATGAAAGTAGGAATTATTGGAGCAGGAACAATGGGTGCAGGAATTGCTCAAGCATTTGCACAAACAGAAGGATTTACAGTAACACTTTGTGATATTAATAATGAATTTGCTGCAAATGGAAAAAATAAAATAGCTAAAGGTTTTGAAAAAAGAATAGCTAAGGGTAAAATGGAACAAGCTGAAGCTGATGCTATTTTAGCAAGAATTACAACTGGTACAAAAGAAATTTGTGCTGATTGTGATTTAATAATTGAAGCTGCTATTGAAAATATGGAAATTAAAAAACAAACTTTTAAAGAATTAGATGAAATTTGTAAAGCAGATGCTATATTTGCAACAAACACTTCTTCTTTATCAATTACAGAAATTGGAGCAGGATTAAAGAGACCTATGATAGGAATGCACTTCTTTAACCCAGCACCTGTAATGAAACTTGTAGAAATTATTGCTGGATTACATACTCCAACTGAAATAGTAGAAAAAATTAAAAAAATATCTGAAGATATTGGAAAAGTACCAGTACAAGTTGAAGAAGCTCCAGGATTTGTTGTAAATAGAATTTTAATTCCTATGATTAATGAAGCAGTAGGAATATATGCTGATGGAGTAGCAAGTGTAGAAGGAATAGATGCTGCAATGAAATTAGGTGCAAATCACCCTATAGGACCACTAGCTTTAGGAGATTTAATTGGACTAGATGTATGTCTTGCTATAATGGATGTTTTATATCATGAAACAGGAGATAGCAAATACAGAGCTCATACTTTATTAAGAAAAATGGTTCGTGGAAAACAATTAGGACAAAAAACTGGTAAAGGTTTTTATGACTACACAAAATAA
- a CDS encoding MnmA/TRMU family protein codes for MKEKIKALALFSGGLDSALAIKLVQDQGVEVIALNFVSHFFGGKNEKAEKMAEQLGIKLEYIDFKKRHMFVVEDPVYGRGKNMNPCIDCHSLMFKIAGELLEEYGAHFVISGEVLGQRPMSQNAQALEKVKKLSGMEDLVLRPLSAKLLPPSRAELMGWVDREKLLDINGRSRHRQMELMNSYGLVEYPSPGGGCLLTDPGYSSRLKVLEDDGLLKDEHSWLFKLIKEARFFRFSKGRYLFVGRDKESNMKIDEYRKEKNLKFYIHSAEVPGPHLIANTDLSDEEIEFAKNLFSRYSKVKGNEKINLNNSGNIETVDIVDLKKLDEEIKKYQQL; via the coding sequence TTGAAGGAGAAAATTAAAGCTTTAGCTTTATTTTCAGGTGGTTTAGACAGTGCTTTAGCTATAAAATTGGTACAAGATCAAGGTGTTGAAGTAATTGCTTTAAATTTTGTATCACATTTTTTTGGTGGAAAAAATGAAAAAGCTGAAAAGATGGCTGAACAATTAGGAATTAAGCTAGAATATATCGATTTTAAAAAGAGACATATGTTTGTTGTTGAGGATCCTGTTTATGGTAGAGGAAAGAATATGAATCCTTGTATAGATTGCCATTCATTGATGTTTAAAATAGCAGGAGAATTACTGGAAGAATATGGTGCACATTTTGTTATATCAGGAGAAGTTTTAGGACAAAGACCTATGTCACAAAATGCACAAGCTTTAGAAAAAGTTAAAAAGTTATCAGGTATGGAAGACTTAGTTTTAAGACCTTTATCTGCTAAACTTTTACCTCCAAGTAGGGCTGAGCTTATGGGTTGGGTTGATAGAGAAAAACTTTTAGATATAAATGGACGTTCAAGACATAGACAAATGGAGTTAATGAATTCATATGGACTTGTTGAGTATCCTAGTCCAGGTGGAGGTTGTTTACTAACTGATCCTGGTTATTCAAGTAGATTAAAAGTTTTAGAAGATGATGGGCTTCTTAAAGATGAACATTCATGGCTTTTTAAACTTATAAAGGAAGCTAGATTCTTTAGATTTTCTAAAGGAAGATATTTATTTGTTGGTAGAGATAAAGAATCAAACATGAAGATTGATGAGTATAGAAAAGAAAAAAATCTAAAATTCTATATCCACAGTGCAGAAGTTCCAGGACCTCATTTAATTGCTAATACTGATTTAAGTGATGAAGAAATAGAATTTGCTAAAAATCTATTTTCTAGATATTCTAAAGTAAAAGGAAACGAGAAAATTAATTTAAATAATTCTGGAAATATAGAAACAGTAGATATAGTTGACTTGAAAAAGTTAGATGAAGAGATTAAAAAATATCAACAACTATAG
- a CDS encoding cell division protein SepF, whose product MGILKDIKELVGINTEEEYDEEEVIEETSRTLSKREQMEMDTVDDFRYDDYSTIFIDPKQFEDCKKIANYIEKEKMITINLENIGPNVAQRIMDFLAGAMEIKNASFAQIAKNVYTIVPENMKVYYEGKRREKKLIDLEKGERFEGEN is encoded by the coding sequence ATGGGAATTTTAAAGGACATAAAAGAATTAGTAGGGATTAATACTGAAGAAGAATATGATGAAGAAGAAGTTATAGAAGAAACATCAAGAACACTTTCTAAGAGAGAACAAATGGAAATGGATACTGTTGATGATTTTAGATATGATGACTATAGTACTATTTTTATTGATCCTAAACAATTTGAAGATTGTAAGAAAATTGCAAACTATATAGAAAAAGAAAAAATGATTACAATCAATTTAGAAAATATTGGACCAAATGTTGCCCAAAGAATAATGGATTTCTTAGCTGGAGCTATGGAAATTAAAAATGCAAGTTTTGCTCAAATTGCAAAAAATGTATATACTATCGTTCCTGAAAATATGAAAGTTTATTATGAAGGAAAAAGAAGAGAAAAGAAATTAATAGATTTAGAAAAAGGTGAAAGATTTGAAGGAGAAAATTAA
- a CDS encoding YggS family pyridoxal phosphate-dependent enzyme — protein MSIQASVEEILEDIKKYSPYPEKVKLIAVTKYSTVEDIEEFLKTGQNICGENKVQVVKDKIEYFKNKNIDIKWHFIGNLQKNKVKYIIDDVVAIHSVNKLSLAQEINKKAEQSGKTMDVLLEINVYGEESKQGYSLDELKCDIIELKNLKNLNIIGVMTMAPFTDDEKILRMVFSELRKIKDELNKEYFDNNLTELSMGMSNDYKIALQEGSTYIRVGTKIFK, from the coding sequence ATGAGTATTCAAGCTAGTGTTGAAGAAATTTTAGAAGATATTAAAAAATATTCTCCTTATCCAGAAAAAGTAAAATTAATTGCTGTTACTAAGTATTCTACTGTTGAAGATATAGAAGAATTTTTAAAGACAGGACAAAATATCTGTGGAGAAAATAAAGTTCAAGTTGTTAAAGATAAAATAGAATATTTTAAAAATAAGAATATAGATATTAAGTGGCACTTTATTGGAAATTTACAAAAAAATAAAGTAAAATACATTATAGATGATGTAGTTGCGATACACTCTGTAAATAAATTAAGTTTAGCTCAAGAAATTAATAAAAAGGCTGAACAATCAGGGAAAACTATGGATGTTTTATTGGAAATTAATGTCTATGGTGAAGAAAGTAAACAAGGTTATTCCTTAGATGAATTAAAATGTGATATAATAGAATTGAAAAATCTTAAAAATTTGAATATAATAGGAGTAATGACTATGGCTCCATTTACAGATGATGAAAAAATTTTAAGAATGGTTTTTTCAGAACTTAGAAAGATTAAAGATGAGTTAAACAAGGAATACTTTGATAATAATCTTACTGAGCTGTCTATGGGAATGTCCAACGATTATAAAATCGCCTTACAAGAAGGAAGCACATATATAAGAGTTGGAACAAAAATTTTTAAATAA
- the hemW gene encoding radical SAM family heme chaperone HemW, whose protein sequence is MLKIYNTYIHIPFCERKCNYCDFTSLKGTDNQIEKYVNYLLKEIDIYSKNYDLSEKQDTIYFGGGTPSLLPIDSLKRILSKFSYDENTEITIEVNPKTVDINKLKEYRNLGINRLSIGIQTFNDENLKVLGRIHNSEEAIEVYNIAREVDFKNISLDIMFSLPNQTLEMLKVDLEKLILLNPEHISIYSLIWEEGTKFFRDLKAGKLKETDNDLEATMYEYIIDYLKSKGYEHYEISNFSKKDFEARHNSIYWENKNYLGLGLSAAGYLGNLRYKNFFHLKDYYDKLDKNILPVDEREELTEDDIEQYRYLVGFRLLNNPLIPSKEYLEKCEILEKEAYLIKKENGYILSSKGLMLFNDFIANFIDD, encoded by the coding sequence ATGCTGAAAATCTATAATACTTACATACATATTCCTTTTTGTGAAAGAAAATGTAACTATTGTGACTTTACTTCGTTAAAAGGAACTGATAATCAAATTGAAAAATATGTTAATTATCTTTTGAAAGAAATAGATATTTATAGCAAAAACTATGATTTATCAGAAAAACAGGATACTATATACTTTGGTGGAGGGACACCTTCCCTCCTACCAATAGATAGCTTAAAAAGAATTCTATCTAAATTTTCTTATGATGAAAATACCGAGATTACCATTGAAGTAAATCCTAAAACTGTTGACATCAATAAGTTGAAAGAATATAGAAATTTAGGAATTAATAGATTAAGTATAGGAATTCAAACTTTTAATGATGAGAATTTAAAAGTTTTAGGAAGAATTCATAATTCAGAAGAAGCTATAGAAGTATATAATATTGCAAGAGAAGTGGACTTTAAAAATATTAGTCTAGATATTATGTTCTCTTTACCTAATCAGACTTTAGAAATGTTAAAAGTCGATTTAGAAAAATTAATTCTTTTAAATCCTGAGCATATCTCTATTTATTCTTTAATTTGGGAAGAAGGAACAAAATTCTTTAGAGATTTAAAAGCTGGTAAATTAAAAGAAACTGATAATGATTTAGAAGCTACTATGTATGAGTATATAATTGACTATTTAAAGTCAAAAGGATATGAACATTATGAAATCTCAAATTTTTCTAAAAAAGATTTTGAAGCAAGACATAATTCTATATACTGGGAAAATAAGAACTATTTGGGGCTTGGTCTATCAGCTGCAGGTTATCTAGGAAATCTAAGATATAAGAATTTCTTTCATTTAAAGGATTATTATGATAAACTAGATAAGAATATTTTACCTGTTGATGAAAGAGAAGAACTTACAGAAGATGATATTGAACAATATAGATATCTAGTAGGATTTAGACTTTTAAATAATCCTCTTATTCCAAGTAAAGAATATTTAGAAAAATGTGAGATTTTAGAAAAAGAAGCTTATCTTATAAAAAAAGAAAATGGATATATTTTAAGTTCTAAGGGACTTATGTTATTTAATGACTTTATTGCAAATTTTATAGATGATTAA
- a CDS encoding phospho-sugar mutase, with product MYLDEYKKWLDSTMLSEDEKEELRSIANDEKEIENRFYTNLSFGTAGMRGVRGIGKNRMNKYNIRKATQGLANYIIEATGETGKKKGVAIAYDSRLDSVENAINTAMTLAGNGIKVYLFEGIRSTPELSFAVRELKAQAGVMITASHNPKEYNGYKVYWEDGAQIVDPQATGIVSAVEAVDIFNGVKLMDEKEAIEKGLLVYVGEKLDDRFIEEVKKNAINPDVENKDKIKIVYSPLHGVAARPVERILKEMGYTSVYPVKEQEQPDGNFPTCDYANPEDTSVFKLSTELADKVGAEICIANDPDGDRVGLAVLDNNGKWFFPNGNQIGILFAEYILNHKKNIPANGTMITTVVSTPLFDTIVKKNGKKALRVLTGFKYIGEKIRQFENKDLDGTFLFGFEESIGYLVGTHVRDKDAVVASMIIAEMATTFKNNGSSIYNEIIKIYEKYGWRLETTIPITKKGKDGLEEIQKIMKSMREKTHTEIAGIKVKEYRDYQKGVEDLPKSDVIQIVLEDETYLTVRPSGTEPKIKFYISVVDSDKKVAEEKLAKLEKEFLNYAENL from the coding sequence ATGTACCTAGATGAATATAAAAAATGGTTAGATTCTACTATGCTATCAGAAGATGAAAAAGAAGAATTAAGAAGCATTGCTAATGATGAAAAAGAAATTGAAAATAGATTTTATACTAATCTAAGCTTTGGAACAGCTGGTATGAGAGGTGTAAGAGGTATAGGAAAAAATAGAATGAATAAATATAATATAAGAAAAGCTACTCAAGGCTTAGCAAATTATATTATAGAAGCAACTGGAGAAACTGGGAAGAAAAAAGGTGTTGCTATTGCCTATGATTCAAGATTAGATTCAGTTGAAAATGCTATCAATACTGCAATGACTTTAGCAGGTAATGGAATAAAAGTTTATTTATTTGAAGGAATAAGATCAACTCCAGAACTTTCTTTTGCAGTAAGAGAATTAAAAGCTCAAGCAGGTGTTATGATTACAGCTTCTCACAATCCAAAAGAATACAATGGATATAAAGTTTATTGGGAAGATGGAGCACAAATAGTTGACCCTCAAGCAACAGGGATTGTAAGTGCTGTTGAAGCAGTAGATATTTTTAATGGTGTTAAATTAATGGACGAAAAGGAAGCTATAGAAAAAGGCTTACTTGTTTATGTTGGTGAAAAATTAGATGATAGATTTATAGAAGAAGTTAAGAAAAATGCTATCAATCCTGATGTAGAAAACAAGGATAAAATCAAAATTGTTTATTCACCTCTACATGGAGTTGCAGCAAGACCTGTAGAAAGAATCTTAAAGGAAATGGGTTATACAAGTGTATATCCTGTAAAGGAACAAGAACAACCAGATGGAAACTTCCCTACTTGTGACTATGCTAACCCTGAAGATACAAGTGTATTTAAGCTAAGTACAGAGCTTGCAGATAAGGTTGGAGCTGAAATCTGTATAGCTAATGACCCTGATGGTGATAGAGTAGGACTTGCTGTTCTTGATAATAATGGAAAATGGTTCTTCCCTAATGGAAACCAAATAGGTATCTTGTTTGCAGAATACATTTTAAATCATAAAAAAAATATTCCAGCAAATGGAACTATGATAACAACAGTTGTATCAACTCCACTTTTTGATACTATTGTTAAAAAGAATGGCAAGAAAGCATTAAGAGTTCTTACAGGTTTCAAATATATTGGTGAAAAAATTAGACAATTTGAAAATAAAGATTTAGATGGAACTTTCTTATTTGGTTTTGAAGAATCAATTGGTTATTTAGTTGGTACTCATGTTAGAGATAAAGATGCTGTTGTTGCTTCTATGATAATAGCAGAAATGGCTACAACTTTTAAAAACAATGGTTCTAGTATCTACAATGAAATAATAAAAATTTATGAAAAATATGGTTGGCGTTTAGAAACTACTATTCCTATAACTAAAAAAGGTAAAGATGGATTAGAAGAAATACAAAAAATTATGAAGTCTATGAGAGAAAAAACTCATACTGAAATTGCAGGAATAAAAGTAAAAGAATATAGAGATTATCAAAAAGGTGTAGAGGATTTACCAAAATCTGATGTTATACAAATAGTTTTAGAAGATGAAACTTACTTAACAGTAAGACCTTCTGGAACTGAACCTAAGATTAAATTCTATATTTCAGTTGTTGATAGCGATAAAAAAGTTGCTGAAGAAAAATTAGCAAAATTAGAAAAAGAATTTTTGAATTATGCTGAAAATCTATAA
- a CDS encoding complement resistance protein TraT — protein sequence MKKILKTVFVLAIILIIVLSSTIHTIISKRNLEVQTKMSNTIWLEPVDTDQKTIFVKISNTSDKDLDIESKVINALKTKGYKIVKEPSEAKYSLQVNILNVEKSNLNDADGSGFSEVFMAAGIGSILATQSAEDRSDIVGLGMASATLAKISSAFVKDVVYAMITDVLVSEKIGKNVQVTTINTVSQGISGTRTSSSNETSNIEKYSTRVLSTANKVNLKFENAMPVLEDELVKVITGIF from the coding sequence ATGAAGAAGATTTTAAAGACTGTTTTTGTTTTAGCAATAATATTGATAATTGTGCTTTCTTCCACTATACACACTATAATTTCTAAAAGAAATCTTGAAGTACAGACTAAGATGTCAAATACAATATGGCTAGAACCTGTTGATACAGATCAGAAGACAATATTTGTAAAAATTTCAAATACATCTGATAAAGATTTAGATATTGAGTCAAAGGTGATAAACGCTTTAAAAACTAAAGGTTATAAAATAGTAAAAGAGCCGTCTGAAGCAAAGTACTCTTTACAAGTTAATATTTTAAATGTAGAAAAATCAAATCTAAATGATGCTGATGGTTCAGGATTTTCTGAAGTATTTATGGCAGCTGGAATTGGAAGTATTTTAGCTACTCAATCTGCAGAAGATAGATCTGACATTGTAGGTTTAGGTATGGCTTCAGCTACTCTTGCAAAGATATCATCTGCATTTGTAAAAGATGTTGTCTATGCTATGATAACTGATGTCTTAGTTAGTGAAAAAATTGGAAAAAACGTGCAAGTAACAACTATAAATACAGTAAGTCAAGGTATTTCAGGAACAAGAACTTCTAGTTCTAATGAAACTTCTAATATTGAGAAGTATTCAACAAGAGTTTTAAGTACTGCCAATAAAGTAAACTTAAAATTTGAAAATGCTATGCCTGTATTAGAAGATGAATTAGTAAAAGTTATTACTGGAATATTTTAA
- a CDS encoding complement resistance protein TraT — protein MKKIWKSIIFLGLLLTMVSCSTMHTVISKRNLDVQTKMSDTIWLEPAAANQKTVFVKVSNTSGKNLNIEQKIISILSAKGYRIVNDPAEAKYWLQANILKVDKVNLNNENGFSDAVLGAGIGGVLGAQRSGGAYTALGWGLAGAAIGTIADALVSDTAYAMVTDILISEKTGKNVQSSTRNSVKQGNSGTMTSKTSSSSNMEKYSTKVLSTANQVNLNFDSAIPILEDELGKVISGIF, from the coding sequence ATGAAAAAAATTTGGAAAAGCATAATATTTTTAGGACTACTATTAACAATGGTATCTTGCTCTACTATGCATACTGTAATTTCTAAAAGAAATTTAGATGTACAGACTAAGATGTCAGACACAATTTGGTTAGAGCCTGCAGCTGCAAACCAAAAAACTGTATTTGTAAAAGTTTCAAATACAAGTGGAAAGAATTTAAATATTGAACAAAAAATAATAAGTATTTTATCAGCAAAAGGTTATAGAATAGTTAACGATCCTGCCGAAGCAAAATATTGGTTACAAGCTAATATTTTAAAAGTAGATAAAGTTAATCTAAATAATGAGAATGGTTTCTCTGATGCTGTTTTAGGTGCTGGAATCGGTGGAGTTTTAGGTGCTCAACGTTCAGGTGGAGCTTACACTGCACTTGGTTGGGGACTTGCTGGAGCTGCAATAGGTACAATAGCAGATGCTTTAGTTAGTGATACTGCTTATGCAATGGTAACTGATATTTTAATTTCTGAAAAAACAGGAAAAAATGTACAAAGTTCTACAAGAAACTCTGTTAAACAAGGAAATTCAGGGACTATGACTTCAAAAACTAGCTCTTCATCTAATATGGAAAAATATTCTACAAAAGTTTTAAGTACAGCAAACCAAGTAAACTTAAACTTTGATAGTGCTATTCCTATATTAGAAGATGAATTAGGAAAAGTTATTTCAGGAATATTCTAA